A window of Phocoena phocoena chromosome 6, mPhoPho1.1, whole genome shotgun sequence contains these coding sequences:
- the FIBCD1 gene encoding fibrinogen C domain-containing protein 1, whose amino-acid sequence MVNDRWKTVGGASQLEDRPRDKPQRPSCTYALCTVLLSLAVLLAVAITGAVLFLNHAHAPGTAPPPLVSTGPGGANSALVTVDRADASRLNILIDPRCPDLADGFARLEGAQASVLRALSQHQPEPWLAGQQERELLDTLADQLPRLLARASELQAECMGLRKGHSTLGQGLSALQSEQGRFIQLLSESQGHMAHLVNSVSDVLDALQRDRGQGRTHVKADLQRAPARGSRPRGCANGSRPRDCLDVLLSGQQEDGVYSVFPTHDPAGFQVYCDMRTDGGGWTVFQRREDGSVNFFRGWEAYRDGFGKLTGEHWLGLKRIHALTTQAAYELHVDLEDFDNGTAYAHYGSFGVGLLSVDPEEDGYPLTVAGYSGTAGDSLLKHSGMRFTTKDRDSDHSENNCAAFYRGAWWYRNCHTSNLNGQYLRGAHASYADGVEWSSWTGWQYSLKFSEMKIRPVREDR is encoded by the exons CGGCCAAGCTGCACTTACGCGCTGTGCACCGTGCTGCTATCCCTGGCCGTGCTGCTGGCCGTGGCCATCACCGGCGCCGTGCTCTTCCTGAACCACGCCCATGCGCCGGGCACGGCGCCCCCGCCCCTCGTCAGCACCGGGCCAGGCGGTGCCAACAGCGCCCTGGTCACCGTGGACAGGGCCGACGCCTCGCGCCTCAACATCCTCATCGACCCGCGCTGCCCCGACCTCGCCGACGGCTTCGCCCGCCTGGAGGGCGCCCAGGCCTCTGTGCTGCGGGCACTGAGCCAGCACCAGCCTGAGCCGTGGCTGGCGGGGCAACAGGAGCGGGAACTGCTGGACACCTTGGCTGACCAGCTCCCCCGGCTGCTGGCCCGGGCCTCGGAGCTGCAGGCGGAGTGCATGGGGCTGCGGAAGGGGCACAGCACGCTGGGCCAGGGGCTCAGCGCCCTGCAGAGCGAGCAGGGCCGCTTCATCCAG CTTCTCTCCGAGAGCCAAGGCCACATGGCTCACCTAGTGAACTCCGTCAGTGACGTCCTGGACGCCTTGCAGAGGGACCGAGGGCAGGGCCGTACCCACGTCAAGGCTGACCTTCAGAGGGCGCCTGCCAGGGGATCGCGGCCCCGGGGCTGCGCCAACG GCTCTCGGCCACGCGACTGTCTGGACGTCCTCCTGAGTGGACAGCAGGAGGACGGCGTTTACTCCGTTTTCCCCACACACGACCCCGCTGGCTTCCAGGTCTACTGTGACATGCGCACTGACGGTGGTGGCTGGACG GTGTTTCAGCGCCGGGAGGACGGCTCCGTGAACTTCTTCAGAGGCTGGGAGGCGTACCGGGATGGCTTCGGCAAGCTCACGGGCGAGCACTGGCTAG GGCTCAAGAGGATCCACGCCCTGACCACACAGGCAGCCTACGAGTTACACGTGGACCTGGAGGACTTTGACAATGGCACAGCCTACGCCCACTATGGGAGCTTTGGCGTGGGCTTGCTCTCCGTGGACCCCGAGGAAGATGGGTACCCGCTCACTGTGGCCGGCTACTCGGGCACTGCAG GGGACTCCCTCCTGAAGCACAGCGGCATGAGGTTCACCACCAAGGACCGAGACAGTGACCACTCGGAGAACAACTGCGCGGCCTTCTACCGCGGCGCCTGGTGGTACCGCAACTGCCACACATCCAACCTTAACGGGCAGTACCTGCGCGGCGCGCACGCCTCCTACGCCGACGGCGTCGAGTGGTCCTCCTGGACCGGCTGGCAGTACTCACTCAAGTTCTCCGAGATGAAGATCCGGCCGGTCCGTGAGGACCGCTAG